A window of the Brassica napus cultivar Da-Ae chromosome C5, Da-Ae, whole genome shotgun sequence genome harbors these coding sequences:
- the LOC106436688 gene encoding replication protein A 70 kDa DNA-binding subunit B-like produces MRLLVELRDPNNVKMMCTLWGSYAKQVYDYSRSNMSTMIIFVIRFCSVKEWKGAYSISSGYNSTHILLNPTLDFIEEFKASLPDDSLALTNNDSSQWSVGTATSIRARFFVLNERLTIGEIIDSSVVGTFVTLGTIETIDTERGWQYLSCKYHNKKVMPTTNVDADDRPLFFCNTCDKEHSDVISRFKLIANVKDDSGEANFLLFDANAQAIVRHSAAELYDENEDEDFLPEAVSDLFGKRVLFEISVDADNIKGKSSQYVVRLATDDREMVEEFADLPPKSNPVLMLESADDISSGSGGFTATPLSKRKSEQDDDSCLEDQHSVNKKLSQKKLKGE; encoded by the exons ATGAGGCTCTTGGTTGAGTTGCGTGACCCAAA TAATGTGAAGATGATGTGTACTCTGTGGGGTAGTTATGCTAAACAAGTATACGATTACAGTAGGAGTAACATGTCCACCATGATCATTTTTGTGATCAGATTCTGTTCTGTTAAAGAGTGGAAAG GTGCTTACTCCATATCTAGCGGGTATAATTCAACCCATATCCTGCTCAACCCAACACTTGATTTTATTGAGGAGTTCAAAGCAAG TCTCCCTGATGATTCACTTGCTCTTACGAACAACGATAGTAGCCAATGGTCTGTTGGTACTGCTACTTCTATTCGTGCCAGGTTTTTTGTTCTtaatgagaggctaaccatcgGAGAGATCATTGATAGCTCTGTG GTTGGCACTTTTGTTACTCTGGGGACCATTGAAACAATTGATACTGAACGTGGCTGGCAATATCTAAGTTGCAAATACCACAACAAAAAAGTGATGCCTACAACCAATGTTGATGCTGATGACCGGCCCTTGTTCTTCTGCAATACGTGTGACAAAGAACACAGTGATGTTATTTCCAG GTTCAAATTAATTGCCAATGTCAAGGACGATAGCGGTGAGGCTAATTTTCTGTTGTTTGATGCTAATGCTCAAGCAATTGTGCGTCATTCTGCTGCTGAACTCTATGACGAG AATGAAGATGAAGACTTCTTACCTGAAGCAGTGAGCGATCTCTTTGGTAAGAGAGTCCTTTTTGAGATTTCAGTTGACGCTGATAACATCAAAGGAAAGAGTTCTCAGTATGTTGTTCGATTGGCTACTGATGACCGTGAAATGGTTGAGGAATTTGCTGATTTGCCTCCTAAATCTAACCCG GTACTAATGTTGGAGTCCGCAGATGATATTTCCTCTGGTTCTGGTGGTTTTACAGCAACTCCTTTGTCCAAAAGAAAAAGCGAACAAGATGACGACAGTTGCCTTGAGGATCAACACTCTGTTAAcaagaaactctctcaaaaaaAACTCAAGGGCGAGTGA